The following are encoded in a window of Bradyrhizobium guangdongense genomic DNA:
- the ruvA gene encoding Holliday junction branch migration protein RuvA codes for MIGKLKGLIDSYGEDYVVLDVGGVGYQVHCSARTLQHLPSPGEAAVLSIETYVREDQIKLFGFRTDQEREWFRLLQTVQGVGAKVALAVLGTLAPADLANAIALRDKAAVARTPGVGPKVAERIVTELKDKAPAFANVDPAVVHLAGAVDDQRAPRPVADAISALVNLGYGQPQAAAAIASASRSAGENAETAKLIRLGLKELSK; via the coding sequence ATGATCGGCAAGCTCAAAGGCCTGATCGATTCCTACGGTGAGGACTATGTCGTCCTCGATGTCGGGGGCGTCGGCTATCAGGTGCATTGCTCGGCGCGCACGCTGCAGCATCTGCCCTCGCCGGGCGAAGCCGCCGTGCTCTCGATCGAAACCTATGTCCGCGAGGACCAGATCAAATTGTTCGGCTTCCGCACCGACCAGGAGCGCGAATGGTTTCGCCTGCTCCAGACCGTGCAGGGCGTCGGCGCCAAGGTCGCTCTCGCCGTGCTCGGTACGCTCGCGCCGGCCGATCTCGCCAATGCGATTGCTCTGCGCGACAAGGCCGCGGTGGCGCGCACCCCCGGCGTCGGGCCCAAGGTCGCCGAGCGCATCGTCACCGAGTTGAAGGACAAGGCGCCGGCCTTCGCCAATGTCGATCCCGCCGTCGTGCATCTTGCCGGCGCCGTCGACGACCAGCGCGCGCCGCGGCCGGTGGCCGATGCGATCTCCGCCCTTGTCAATCTCGGCTACGGCCAGCCGCAGGCGGCCGCGGCGATCGCCTCGGCCTCGCGCAGCGCCGGTGAAAATGCCGAGACGGCGAAGCTCATTCGTCTCGGCCTGAAGGAGCTCTCGAAGTGA
- a CDS encoding methyl-accepting chemotaxis protein, whose translation MAFGLFRKRLPDQAAPAAAPAAAPHSEPAPAAEGDSAQEILELLELELGAMIRQLERAANSVAGGAEATAATLADIRQRTDALTGRTNAAQSNASSFAHAADKFTQSAQGIGTQVREAGKLADQASAAAQEARANVDRLRESSAAIGNVVNLIAQIARQTTLLALNSTIEAARAGEAGRGFAVVATEVKALAVQTQSATEEITKKIDALQRDAAGSADAVHRISQAIEAIRPVFETVNGAVAEQNATTSEVSDNATSASQFISSVGESAAEIDAATKAAETHGENVASAGKAVTTFAQKLKSRCAVLLKQSEHDDRRKTERLPCHLKFESARGVLPAYEISMDGVLIGGAEAGRLASQAIVDGNLEDVGACRLRVVEQSKAGARTQFVSPSAELREKIEDKLWSIHEENTEFVTRAMEAGNALTKIFEQAVARGEVRIDDLFDTNYVEIAGTNPQQYRTKYLDWADRALPPFQEAFLAREPRMAFCAMVDRNGFLPVHNKIYSHPQRPGDVAWNTANSRNRRIFNDPAGLAAAHNLRSYLIQSYARDMGNGNTVMMREIDVPIRVQGRHWGGFRTAYKL comes from the coding sequence ATGGCGTTCGGATTATTTCGGAAGCGTCTGCCGGACCAGGCTGCGCCTGCGGCCGCTCCGGCGGCCGCGCCCCATTCCGAGCCGGCCCCGGCCGCCGAGGGCGATTCGGCCCAGGAGATCCTGGAACTGCTGGAACTCGAACTCGGCGCCATGATCCGCCAGCTCGAGCGTGCCGCCAATTCGGTGGCGGGCGGCGCCGAGGCGACGGCGGCAACGCTTGCGGATATACGCCAGCGCACCGACGCGCTGACCGGGCGGACCAATGCCGCGCAGTCGAACGCCTCCAGCTTTGCCCATGCCGCCGACAAGTTCACCCAGTCCGCGCAGGGCATCGGCACCCAGGTCCGAGAGGCCGGAAAGCTCGCAGACCAGGCCAGCGCCGCCGCGCAGGAAGCCCGCGCCAACGTCGATCGCCTGCGCGAGTCCTCTGCCGCCATCGGCAACGTCGTCAATCTGATTGCCCAGATCGCGCGGCAGACCACGCTGCTTGCGCTCAACTCCACCATCGAGGCGGCGCGTGCGGGCGAAGCCGGCAGGGGCTTTGCGGTCGTCGCGACCGAGGTCAAGGCGCTCGCGGTGCAGACGCAAAGCGCCACCGAGGAGATCACCAAGAAGATCGACGCGCTGCAGCGCGACGCCGCCGGGTCGGCCGACGCCGTGCACCGGATCTCGCAAGCCATCGAAGCGATCCGCCCGGTGTTCGAGACCGTCAACGGCGCGGTCGCCGAGCAGAACGCCACCACCAGCGAGGTCTCCGACAACGCGACCAGCGCCTCGCAATTCATCAGCTCGGTAGGCGAGAGCGCGGCCGAGATCGACGCCGCGACCAAGGCGGCCGAAACCCACGGCGAGAACGTCGCCAGCGCCGGCAAGGCCGTGACGACTTTTGCGCAGAAGCTGAAGTCGCGTTGCGCGGTGCTGCTCAAACAGAGCGAGCACGATGACCGCCGCAAGACGGAGCGGCTGCCCTGCCATCTCAAATTCGAGAGCGCGCGCGGCGTGCTGCCGGCCTACGAAATCTCAATGGACGGCGTGTTGATCGGCGGCGCCGAAGCAGGCCGGCTTGCATCGCAGGCCATCGTCGACGGCAACCTCGAAGACGTCGGCGCCTGCCGCCTGCGCGTGGTCGAGCAGTCCAAGGCCGGTGCGCGCACGCAATTCGTCAGTCCCAGTGCCGAGCTGCGCGAGAAGATCGAAGACAAGCTCTGGTCGATCCACGAGGAGAACACGGAGTTCGTCACCCGCGCGATGGAGGCGGGCAACGCGCTGACCAAGATCTTCGAGCAGGCCGTTGCGCGCGGCGAAGTCAGGATCGACGACCTCTTCGATACCAACTATGTCGAGATCGCAGGCACCAATCCGCAGCAATACCGCACCAAATATCTCGATTGGGCCGATCGCGCGCTGCCGCCGTTCCAGGAAGCCTTTCTCGCCAGGGAACCGCGCATGGCGTTCTGCGCCATGGTCGACCGCAACGGCTTCCTGCCGGTGCACAACAAGATCTATTCGCATCCGCAGCGGCCGGGCGATGTCGCCTGGAACACGGCCAACAGCCGCAACCGCCGCATCTTCAACGATCCGGCGGGGCTCGCGGCCGCGCACAACCTGCGCTCGTACCTGATCCAGAGCTATGCCCGTGACATGGGCAACGGCAACACCGTGATGATGCGCGAGATCGACGTCCCGATCCGCGTGCAGGGCCGGCACTGGGGCGGATTCAGGACGGCTTACAAGCTGTAG
- a CDS encoding YebC/PmpR family DNA-binding transcriptional regulator encodes MAGHSQFKNIMHRKGRQDAQKSKLFGKLAREITVAAKLGTPDPAMNPRLRAAVIAARQENMPKDNIERAIKKALGNDGENYDEIRYEGYGPGGVAVIVEALTDNRNRAASDIRSFFTKSGGNLGETGSVSFMFDRTGVIEYDRSVADDDSVLDAAIEAGADDVVSGEGGHEIYASTEGYRDVAKALEAKFGEPRKAALIWKPQNTVAVDDETGEKLLKLMDLLNEHDDVQNVYANFEVSDALIAKMGG; translated from the coding sequence ATGGCCGGACATTCCCAATTCAAGAACATCATGCACCGCAAGGGGCGGCAGGATGCCCAGAAGTCGAAGCTGTTCGGCAAGCTGGCGCGGGAAATCACCGTCGCGGCCAAGCTGGGCACGCCCGACCCGGCCATGAACCCGCGCCTTCGCGCCGCCGTGATCGCCGCGCGACAGGAGAACATGCCGAAGGACAATATCGAGCGCGCCATCAAGAAGGCGCTCGGCAACGACGGCGAGAACTATGACGAGATCCGCTACGAGGGCTACGGCCCCGGCGGCGTCGCCGTCATCGTCGAGGCGCTGACCGACAATCGCAACCGCGCCGCCTCGGACATCCGCTCCTTCTTCACGAAATCCGGCGGCAATCTCGGCGAAACCGGCTCGGTCTCCTTCATGTTCGATCGCACCGGGGTGATCGAATATGATCGCAGCGTTGCCGATGACGACTCGGTGCTGGATGCCGCGATCGAGGCCGGCGCAGACGACGTGGTCTCGGGCGAAGGCGGCCACGAAATCTACGCCTCGACCGAAGGCTATCGCGACGTCGCCAAGGCGCTGGAAGCCAAGTTCGGCGAGCCGCGCAAGGCCGCGCTGATCTGGAAGCCGCAGAACACGGTCGCGGTCGACGACGAGACGGGCGAGAAGCTGCTCAAGCTGATGGACCTGCTCAACGAGCACGACGACGTCCAGAACGTCTACGCCAATTTCGAGGTGTCGGACGCGCTGATAGCGAAGATGGGCGGGTAG
- the ruvC gene encoding crossover junction endodeoxyribonuclease RuvC has translation MTALPIRQPVRIIGIDPGLRRTGWGVIEADGNRLIYVACGSVEPPDDLPLSSRLLAIHQGLAAVLSSHQPAEAAVEQTFVNKDGVATLKLGQARGVAMLAPAMFGISVAEYAPNQVKKTVVGAGHAEKAQIAMMLKILLPKAEPPSADAADALAIAITHAHHRQSTALRLRVAGL, from the coding sequence ATGACCGCGCTCCCGATTCGCCAACCCGTTCGCATCATCGGCATCGACCCCGGCCTGCGCCGCACCGGCTGGGGCGTGATCGAGGCTGACGGCAACCGCCTGATCTACGTTGCCTGCGGCTCGGTGGAACCGCCGGACGATCTGCCGCTGTCGAGCCGGCTGCTGGCGATCCATCAAGGGCTCGCAGCCGTTCTCTCCAGCCACCAGCCGGCGGAAGCCGCGGTCGAGCAGACCTTTGTCAACAAGGATGGCGTCGCGACGCTGAAGCTTGGCCAGGCCCGCGGTGTTGCCATGCTGGCGCCCGCGATGTTCGGCATCTCTGTCGCAGAATACGCGCCGAACCAGGTGAAGAAGACGGTGGTCGGCGCCGGACACGCCGAGAAAGCCCAGATCGCGATGATGCTGAAGATTTTGCTGCCGAAGGCCGAGCCGCCATCCGCCGACGCTGCCGATGCACTCGCGATTGCCATCACGCACGCTCATCACCGCCAGAGCACCGCGCTCAGGCTGAGGGTCGCGGGACTATGA